In one Nicotiana sylvestris chromosome 8, ASM39365v2, whole genome shotgun sequence genomic region, the following are encoded:
- the LOC138874715 gene encoding uncharacterized protein: MADHATEFEVLKQGSMSVWEYYIEFVRLSKYAPQLVSTMDARVRCGERGHIQRDCHAPSEGMGGRFAQSSGSSAATSSVCPLALAGRGVVRGGACGRDGSSLSYVTPFIASSFGVEPEQLHESFSVSTPVGDSITATRVNRNCVVMVCSRATTTDLIELEMVDFDVIMGMDWLYSYFAKLDCRTRVMRLEFPNEPVIE; encoded by the exons ATGGCGGACCATGCCACAGagtttgaggtcctcaagcagggcagtatgagtgtttgggagtacTACATAGAGTTTGTGAGGTTGTCCAAGTATGCTCCTCAGTTAGTGTCGACCATGGATGCTCGAGTTCG ATGCGGGGAGAGAGGTCATATCCAGCGGGACTGCCATGCGCCCAGTGAGGGCATGGGTGGGAGATTTGCTCAGTCATCCGGTTCTTCAGCTGCCACATCATCCGTGTGTCCTCTAGCCCTAGCAGGGCGCGGTGTAGTTAGGGGTGGAGCTTGTGGTAGAGAT GGGTCCTCTTTGTCTTATGTCACCCCATTCATTGCTTCAAGTTTTGGGGTAGAACCCGAACAGCTTCATGAGTCGTTCTCTGTATCAACTCCGGTTGGTGATTCTATTACAGCCACGCGAGTTAATAGGAATTGCGTTGTCATGGTATGTAGTCGTGCTACCACGACCGATCTTATTGAGCTtgaaatggtggattttgatgtgattatgggaatggactggCTTTATTCGTACTTTGCTAAACTTGACTGCCGAACGAGAGTCATGAGGCTTGAGTTCCCTAATGAGCCGGTTATTGAGTAG